The Paracholeplasma brassicae genome contains a region encoding:
- a CDS encoding RHS repeat domain-containing protein: protein MIDLKYIKNINGVETKYYLQGTNIIAEEKNGQTMHFIYNEQNQLVGFEHQSNKYFYVRDLLGIIRNIIDVNGKIVVTYKYDAWGNHKVYDSSNAENTRSSFIGNINPFRYKGYYYDVETEWYCLESRYYSPLLSRFINMDHTLYLEPGNVDGINLFAYCANNPVHGFDTSGKFNFKKLWGKVKDYAKKVVNKVVDYFLEKVDIKFDYGFGFIENQFRTGEIDKLWDAKWSDGVGSIKIPSLLNLVGINSTFNISGGFSKDTELFLSFGH from the coding sequence ATGATTGATCTAAAATACATCAAAAACATCAATGGTGTTGAAACTAAGTATTATCTACAAGGCACTAATATCATTGCAGAAGAAAAGAATGGTCAAACCATGCACTTCATCTACAATGAGCAAAACCAACTAGTTGGATTTGAACATCAGTCAAACAAGTATTTTTATGTAAGAGATTTACTCGGAATTATTAGAAATATTATTGATGTTAATGGTAAGATTGTGGTAACATATAAATATGATGCATGGGGTAATCATAAGGTATATGATTCATCAAATGCAGAAAACACACGTTCATCATTTATTGGTAATATTAACCCATTTAGATACAAGGGATATTATTATGATGTAGAAACTGAGTGGTACTGTCTAGAAAGCAGATATTACAGTCCATTATTATCAAGATTTATTAATATGGATCATACATTGTATTTAGAACCAGGAAACGTTGACGGTATTAATCTGTTTGCATATTGCGCTAACAATCCAGTTCACGGATTTGATACAAGTGGCAAGTTTAACTTTAAAAAGCTTTGGGGCAAAGTCAAAGATTATGCTAAAAAAGTAGTAAACAAAGTAGTCGACTATTTTCTAGAAAAGGTAGACATCAAATTTGACTATGGGTTTGGTTTTATAGAAAACCAATTCAGAACTGGTGAAATTGATAAACTATGGGATGCTAAATGGAGCGATGGAGTTGGTTCAATCAAGATACCATCATTGCTCAATCTTGTAGGTATCAATAGTACGTTTAATATTTCTGGTGGATTTAGTAAAGATACAGAGTTGTTCTTATCATTCGGCCATTAA
- a CDS encoding transposase, giving the protein MAKAYDQTFKNKIIKERLSGLSVKSISIKHGVSVSVIHKWLKTTKEDSSNKSPLINVTELIKTREISFKLSGHLVRVELSDLPQFLQALKS; this is encoded by the coding sequence ATGGCAAAAGCATACGATCAAACATTCAAAAATAAGATCATAAAAGAACGACTAAGTGGATTAAGCGTTAAATCAATTTCAATCAAACATGGTGTTTCTGTTTCGGTGATTCATAAGTGGCTTAAAACGACGAAGGAAGATTCATCAAACAAATCCCCACTCATCAACGTGACGGAACTGATTAAAACAAGAGAGATTTCATTTAAACTAAGTGGGCATTTAGTTCGTGTTGAGCTTAGTGATTTACCTCAGTTCCTACAAGCACTTAAATCATGA
- a CDS encoding DUF6560 family protein, with product MDNVSRYIFIALTIFILGLMRYGYKAKPKSNSNIIKQPLMILRGGIFVSIIFVILGISMPFLPTTGGVEILVMFFVLSILMTLFGITFIWYYIVWEIRIGDHEFIYRSMFGKSIQYEYTECKCVVTPARIDIYVDKKCILKISALSENWYELSNRIEPYMEKYQNE from the coding sequence ATGGACAATGTATCAAGGTACATCTTTATTGCATTAACGATATTTATTTTAGGACTTATGAGATATGGTTATAAAGCTAAGCCCAAATCTAATAGCAATATTATTAAGCAACCTCTTATGATTCTTAGAGGAGGAATTTTTGTCTCTATTATATTCGTAATTTTGGGTATATCAATGCCGTTTCTACCAACTACAGGTGGGGTTGAAATATTAGTGATGTTTTTTGTATTATCTATACTTATGACTTTATTTGGTATTACATTTATTTGGTACTACATTGTTTGGGAAATCAGAATTGGCGATCATGAATTTATCTATAGAAGTATGTTTGGTAAATCGATTCAATATGAATACACTGAATGCAAATGTGTAGTAACGCCTGCTAGAATTGATATTTATGTTGATAAAAAATGTATTCTTAAAATTTCGGCATTATCAGAAAACTGGTATGAATTATCAAACCGAATTGAACCTTACATGGAAAAGTATCAAAATGAATAA
- a CDS encoding RHS repeat domain-containing protein, whose product MDVWQTVVLTWDGDTYNVYDGVDTKTETATLSLEGSQTVVGSNLNGFNPDKHLNGQLEMLAYKDDVVDSTIISKLCQTNHMMSVKTYVDHLGRSTKDVINTGLHTLENSYTYKAPGAGKSSLQVESIQKYDSTTVIYSYDALGNVTSMITPDGTYEYEYDYLNRLVREYNPIDGQPLGRTLIMTYTGNNNIQFKKYYNGNQPLSTQLTPNESYEYKHDNAWKDQLTRIIKYVDNVEDSTETISYAGSNFIGNPSQIGSKSLTWSGRRLTAITEPNKDNIEYFYNEAGIRTKKIVGSDITTYELNGSNIISETKNGTITTRYIYNERGLLVGFEYLSKMYYYIRDLLGIITEIVDENKVVMVSYKYDAKGRLLNKVYTPNTTGEIIAELNSFIYKGYYLDEETGWYYLKNRFYDSKIQRFINSDSETGDVGDIYGTNLFAYCENNPVNLVDDSRNWPKWLTTAIVVVAAVIVIAAVSVATAGLGPLVLVGAGVGAGIGGATSVVTQLITTGEVDPQQLFIDIAIGGVMGAFGGSAIGRLGMTIAGGITGSAGELASQLVSVGPIEWGRVIGSGATGALFGFISGPGVQHGRLTNIQKVRVRQSNPNSKARHIKNLNKQMNKYVSRLLNSGNKDIKKNIIWDVVSSILDELI is encoded by the coding sequence ATGGATGTATGGCAAACCGTTGTCTTAACTTGGGATGGAGACACCTATAACGTTTACGATGGTGTAGACACAAAAACTGAAACTGCAACCCTATCATTGGAAGGATCTCAAACCGTTGTTGGGTCAAACCTAAATGGGTTTAATCCAGATAAACACTTAAATGGACAACTAGAGATGCTCGCCTATAAAGATGATGTGGTTGATTCAACCATTATCTCAAAACTATGCCAAACCAATCATATGATGTCAGTTAAAACCTATGTGGACCACCTAGGTAGAAGTACCAAGGATGTTATTAATACTGGATTACATACATTAGAGAACAGTTATACCTATAAAGCACCAGGTGCTGGTAAATCATCCCTACAAGTAGAATCCATTCAAAAATACGACAGTACAACCGTTATTTACTCGTATGATGCCCTAGGAAATGTAACTTCAATGATTACGCCTGATGGTACCTATGAATATGAGTATGATTACTTGAACCGGTTGGTTAGAGAATACAATCCAATTGATGGACAACCACTTGGTAGAACGTTAATTATGACCTATACTGGTAATAACAATATCCAGTTCAAGAAATACTATAACGGCAATCAACCACTTTCAACTCAACTAACACCAAATGAGTCTTATGAATATAAGCATGATAACGCTTGGAAAGATCAATTAACTAGAATCATTAAGTATGTTGATAATGTTGAAGATAGTACAGAAACCATCTCATATGCTGGTAGTAATTTTATTGGAAATCCAAGTCAAATTGGAAGTAAATCGTTAACATGGTCAGGTAGAAGATTAACAGCAATCACTGAACCAAACAAAGATAATATCGAGTATTTCTACAATGAAGCAGGTATTAGAACTAAAAAGATTGTAGGTAGTGATATCACAACCTATGAACTCAATGGATCAAACATCATTTCAGAAACAAAGAATGGAACGATAACAACTAGATATATCTATAATGAAAGAGGACTTCTAGTAGGGTTCGAATACCTGAGCAAAATGTATTATTATATTAGAGACTTGCTTGGCATCATCACAGAAATAGTTGATGAAAATAAAGTAGTTATGGTATCATATAAATATGATGCAAAGGGTAGATTACTTAACAAAGTTTATACACCAAATACTACTGGCGAAATTATTGCAGAATTAAATAGTTTTATCTACAAAGGGTATTACTTAGATGAAGAAACTGGATGGTATTATTTAAAGAATCGATTCTACGATTCAAAAATCCAAAGATTCATAAATTCAGATAGTGAAACCGGTGATGTTGGTGATATTTATGGCACTAATTTATTCGCATATTGTGAGAACAATCCTGTAAATCTAGTAGACGATAGTAGAAACTGGCCTAAGTGGTTAACGACAGCAATTGTTGTTGTCGCAGCTGTAATAGTAATTGCCGCAGTTTCTGTAGCGACTGCTGGCTTAGGCCCTCTAGTACTTGTGGGAGCTGGCGTTGGAGCTGGGATAGGCGGAGCAACTTCCGTCGTTACCCAGTTAATAACTACCGGTGAAGTTGATCCTCAACAACTTTTCATAGATATAGCAATAGGTGGTGTAATGGGTGCTTTTGGTGGTTCTGCAATCGGTAGATTAGGCATGACTATTGCAGGTGGAATAACAGGATCTGCTGGTGAACTTGCTTCACAACTAGTTTCTGTAGGCCCTATTGAATGGGGTAGAGTGATTGGATCAGGTGCAACAGGTGCTTTATTTGGATTCATCAGTGGACCTGGAGTACAGCATGGTAGACTAACTAACATTCAAAAAGTTAGAGTTAGACAAAGTAATCCGAATAGTAAAGCAAGACATATTAAAAACTTGAACAAACAAATGAACAAGTATGTATCAAGACTTTTAAACTCAGGTAACAAGGATATTAAGAAAAATATTATATGGGATGTTGTTTCATCGATTTTGGATGAATTAATTTAA
- a CDS encoding Fic/DOC family protein, giving the protein MKDPYIYKDSDVLINKANIKDKDKLDEFENRMTNLALISLIKDSFKINTSKDVLKIHKKLFENVYDWAGETRKIDIYKEEPIINGKSVEYTAHMSIINEFTHIDRQYFKTEWILLKKEDFIHLFTRMIADVWKVHPFREGNTRTVAAFAYLFLKQYGYDFNARLISHHAKYFRNALVMASLGQYAEYQYLQNILVDAVSNKVDIDNKEKYTQIKDYHMDQYKYAYHKAK; this is encoded by the coding sequence ATGAAAGATCCATATATTTACAAAGACTCTGATGTTTTAATCAACAAAGCTAACATTAAAGATAAAGACAAACTTGATGAGTTTGAGAACCGTATGACAAATCTTGCTTTGATTTCATTAATCAAAGATTCGTTCAAGATAAATACATCAAAAGATGTCTTGAAAATCCATAAGAAATTGTTTGAGAATGTTTATGATTGGGCTGGAGAAACAAGAAAAATTGACATCTATAAAGAAGAACCTATCATCAATGGCAAGAGCGTTGAATATACAGCACATATGAGTATTATCAACGAATTCACTCATATAGATCGTCAATATTTTAAAACCGAGTGGATTTTACTGAAGAAAGAGGACTTCATTCATTTATTTACTCGAATGATTGCTGATGTTTGGAAAGTACACCCATTTAGAGAAGGGAACACAAGAACAGTTGCAGCATTTGCTTACCTATTTTTAAAGCAATATGGGTATGATTTCAATGCTAGACTAATTTCTCATCACGCTAAGTATTTTAGGAATGCCCTTGTGATGGCTTCATTAGGACAGTATGCAGAGTATCAATATTTACAAAACATATTAGTTGATGCTGTATCAAACAAAGTAGATATTGATAATAAAGAAAAATATACTCAAATTAAAGATTACCACATGGATCAATACAAATATGCTTATCACAAGGCAAAGTGA
- a CDS encoding type II toxin-antitoxin system RelB/DinJ family antitoxin, with product MRNDVIHVRVSDDLKNNVESILSDLGITLSYAVNIYLKQIESKRGIPFEVVLPSQEKAKEIEMLANAINLTGGKEVSSYANRILGLYAQDLIDYETAVFALGRNL from the coding sequence ATGAGAAATGATGTTATTCATGTCAGAGTTTCTGATGATTTAAAGAACAATGTTGAATCGATTCTAAGTGATTTGGGGATTACTTTATCCTATGCCGTTAATATATACTTAAAGCAAATAGAATCTAAAAGAGGCATTCCTTTTGAAGTGGTTTTACCAAGTCAAGAGAAAGCTAAAGAAATTGAAATGCTAGCAAACGCGATTAATTTAACTGGTGGGAAAGAAGTATCTTCTTATGCAAATCGAATACTAGGCTTATACGCTCAAGACTTGATTGATTATGAAACAGCAGTATTTGCACTTGGAAGAAACTTATAA